CCATGGAGCGGCTGGCTGAATTGAGCTTTGCCGGGATGGAACGGTGGCGGCGAAGCGACGGCAGGTGGAGCGGGAGCTACTACATTACGAAGAATCACTTCGATCCGGCGCTTCGGGTGGGGTATCAGAATGCGTCGCAGTACTCGAACTACAGCGGTTCGCTGATGTTTCATCTGGCCGAGATGTACCGGCTGCGGAGCAAGCTTGCGATCAAGCCGGTGAGCGTGCCTTCCCCAGCAGAGATTGGTGGGTATGCTGTGCAGCTCGATCCGGCTTTTGCGGCGTCGTTTGCCAACGCGGGGGGACTTCAACTCGAGTTCAATCTGCACGGGGAGACGAAGGAGACCAACGACAACTGGTGGACGCCGCTGGGCGTTGTCCGGATCGCTCGGGCAGCGTGGGAGACCCGGTTGGGACCTTCGGACGGAGCGCAGACCGCGTCGGCTGCGGCGAGTTTTGCTCCAGAGATTCAACGAAACGGCGAGTGGGTCAGGTTATCGGCGATTCCCGATGTCTATGAGGCGACCTGGAGCGTGCAGATGGTCAATCCTGCGATCGTTCGCTGCACAATGGAGTACCACCCGACCGCAGGGCACGATGGCCCCAGCTTTCGCGACCGGTTCGCGATTACTCCGGATGGGGTGCTTTCGACCGTTAAAGAGATCGCGCAGGAGCATGAGAGCTGGGGCGTTACCTGGCCGCTTTTGGTCGATGATGGGCAGCCGTTGCGTACACGGATCGATGGCCGCATCGCGGAGGCCAGCTTTGCGGCTGGGGCCGACACGGAGAGCTTCTTAGCGGTCGATGGTGATGCCACTCTGGATGCTAAGATGAAGCCGGTTCGCTCGACCTTTGGCGATCTGCTTCCGGTACGCATGAGAACTGCCGGCGCAACCTCGCATACCTTTGTCTATCCGCATGACGCGGGACAGCCTGATGCGGATGCCGTCCTGAAGAGCTTTCGGATTACGGAGCGAGGTTTCGTGTCGGCGCTCGGGCGGGTCGAAGGGGATATCTATATAAGTCCGACGTTCGCTGGCGGGCGGGGCAGCGAGGTCGCTCTGAAGGAAGGCGGAAGAGCCGATCTCCGGTTCAACCGCGAGTGCGGCTTCGTCGTTCAGATCAGTCACGGAGCAGTCACGGCGATCGAGGTGGATCGTGCGGTGACGGCTCGACTTCGGGGACATACCTACCAACTAAATGCCTATCGCCCTTTATTCCTTCCCTGACCATTGCAAGAGTCGGACGACTGGAGCGTAAGCCTTGCAACACACGAGTCCTTGGGAATGCCGACTAGCATTGGAAGCAGAACCAAGGTCGATACACTTCGCGGAAGTTAGCTCTTAGGGCACAGAAGTTATCTGCTGCCTGGCGCTTGCTCAATCAACCGCTTTGTCTACCGTCACTTCCTCCTTACGGAGGAGAGGGCGGTGCAACCCGCGAAACGTAATGTCATTTTGTTAAGAGAGGCGTTAACAGCCTTCGTTTGCAGTAAAAGCCTTGCCAATAACTTTACTGTCTTCTTTTCGGCGAAATAGACTCAGCACGCTTTTACTTCGGAGGCTTCACTGTATGCAAAAGATTCTTATAAGAGATAAAAGGATGGGAGCGTTCCGGTGGGTTCTGCTTCTAATTCTTCAGGTTGCGGCTTGCCGTCTGGTGGCACAGGTCAACTCTTCGACTGTGACCGGGACTGTGACGGACTCGTCGGGTGCCAGAGTTGCGGGGGCCAAGGTCCTCATTACGAATCAGGCTACGGGTGTTTCGGTGTCCACGGTAACGACCGGGACGGGCGAGTATACGGCTCCGTACCTGATCGCAGGCACCTATAAGGTGCAGGTTATTGCTTCCGGATTTGCGTCCCAGTTGGCGGAGAACGCGCCGGTAGGCAACAACGCGACGGTGCATGTCGACGTGGTTTTGAAGACGGGCGGCACGGAGACGATCGTGCAGGTAGACGCGGGCGCGGCTGCGCTGCAGACCGACGACACCACCGTGAAGACGACGATCGACGCGCTTCAGATCGATGCCCTGCCGAATATCAATCAGAATCCGCTGCTCTATGCCACGCTGCAGCCGGGGGTTGCGGCGGAGAAATCGGCGCACCAGACTCAGAGTACGGACTCGTTCGGGATCGGACCTCATGCCCGCCGTGTTGAGTCGCTGATCAGCGTCAACGGCGGTCTCGGATTCACGACCGACATCCAGCTTGACGGTATTCCGATCCTGGCCAGCGACTACAACGAAGAGGGCATCACTCCCAACCAGGAGAGCATCCAGGAGGTGCAGGTCCAGTCAAATACCTTCTCGTCGGAGTATGGCCGCGGCACTGGGATTGTCGAATACTTCTCAAAGAGCGGGACCAACGCGCTTCATGGCGAGGTCGTCTATCGCAACCGTAACGAAGCCTTCAATGCGAACGGTTATGGAAACAACTTCAACCATTTTGTCTCTGCGCAGACCAATCCAGCGACCCAGACCGGTGTGCGCGGTCCGTTCAAGATCAATTACTTCGGCGGTTCACTCGGCGGCCCCATTATCAAAGACAAGCTCTTCTTCTTTGCCAGTTACGAGGGTTTGAAGCACGTCGCGCCCATCAACAAGAACATCACCGTACCCACGATGCTCGAGCGGAACGGCGATTTTTCCTGCACAAAGATTCAGGACAACAATGGTAACCCCGTTCCGGTCACGATCTATAACCCCTACACGGCGACCCAGGTAGCACCAAACGTTTATGAACGGGCCTTATTCGCCCCAGGCTCGGCAAACTGCGCGGGAGCCGGCAACTTTGGCGGAGGCGGCAGCGCGGTCGGCGGTGGTTCTGCCATCCCAGCAGGCAACCTGGATGCGGTGGGCGTGAAGGTGTACTCCAATTACCCGCTGCCGAACCAGGCGGCCTCCGACGTCTATGGAAACAATAACTACAACGTCAACACCACGCAGAACTTCCTCCGCAATACGGGCCAGATCCGCGTCGATTACAAGCTGAACAGCCGCAACAGCATCTATGCGACCGGCGGTATCTCAGAGGGTTCGGTGATTGTTCCGAACTTCCTGGGTCCTAACAACCCGTTCTATCCCAATATCACCTGGGGTCAGACCATCACAGACAACAACCCGTACGCAGCCATTGGCGACACGGTGATCTTCAGCCCGACGCTGGTGCTTGATGTTCGCTATGGAGTCAACCGGATGCAGAGCATCGAAGGATATGGGCCGAAGTCAGGCACCTTCGACAACTCTCCTTATCAACAGCCAGCTGCGGTGCAGTCGCTGGTCAACGACCCAAGCCAGCCCTTCGACTTCTGTCCGGGATCGAGCACTCAATACACTTGTCTGAATTACACGGTGGGTCAGCACATCAACGAGCACCAGACCAACCACAGCGCGGTAGCCAGCATCACGAAGACGCACGGCAGCTTTACCTTTAAGGTAGGCGGCGAGTATCGTGTCGGCCTGTTGAACACGGCCAATCCGGTCCATGCGAACTTCGAGGTCGGTAACTACTACTCCGATCAGAACTATACGTCGCAGTATACGGATGCGAACGGCAATAACGTGGGCTCATACAACACCACAAATGTGCAGCAAGGTTTTCCAGCGGCACAGTGGCTGACCGGAGCCGGGTACGAGGTGGCGGCGAGCTCAGTCGCCTCGGCGCTGGCGATGAAGTATGGTGCGTTCTACGAACAGACGACCTGGAAGGCTACGCCGAAGCTGACGCTGAACTTCGGGCTGCGATTTGAGTTGCAGGCGGGGCCGACAGAGCGCCACAACCAGCAGTCGGCGTTCGATACGGAGGGCACCAACCCGTATGGCAAGGGCTCCTATGTGTTCTCGGGCACCAACGGCTACTCCCGCAACCTTTATCTGTCTCACTACAATGACTACGGCCCGCGATTTGGGGTGGCCTACAACCTCGACAGCACTACGGTGATTCGCGGCGGCTTCGGGATCGCGTACCTTCCTACCAACTCCGGCTTCGGCTTTACGTCCCAGAACAATACAGCCTTCACGACGCACAATGTCGCGAGCTCGAGTGCCGTCTTTGGAGCGAACCCGAACGGAATTCCGATCGGCAAGTTCTACGATGGGCAGGTGTCCGGCAACATCGTTCCTGCGCTGGGGTCCGACACTACCAATCCGCTGCAGTATGGCGGCTCAAACTCTTATCTGCAGGACTACCGCAGCACGTACGACGGCCGGTTGCTGCAGTGGAACGTCTTCTTCGAGAAGAGCTTTACGCCGTCGACGATCTTCTCGCTGGGTTATTCGGCTTCGAACGGAGACAGGCTGCCGTTTTCCAACGTCCCTGTCAACGGTCTTGGCGCTAACGGCACGGGAACATTTTCGCCTCCGGGCTTCCAGACCATCTCGCCGGCGCTGCTTGCTTCGTGGAGACAGTCTTACATCTCCTCCAATGGCACCAATCCCGGCACACTGCCTATTGCCAACCCTTACCACGGCAATGGGTTTCAAGGGGGCGCGCTCTCTGCGGCTACGGTTCCGGCGTGGCGGCTGCAGGTTCCGTATCCGGAGTTTCCGGATTTGAATCTGTTGGAGCAGAAGGCACACTCCAACTACCAGTCCTTGATAGCCGAGGTTCGACACACGTTGTCGAAGGGCATTCAGTTCGATGCAAGCTATGTATGGTCCAAGGAGATCGACGACACGCAGAACATCGGGCAGAGCAACGACGCGTTCAACAATGCGGGCGAACAGAATACCGGCTACCTGCTAAACCTGAATGACCCTTACGAGAATCGGCACGTCGGCTACAACGACATACCGAACCGCGTGGTGGTCACGGCGCTGTTTGAATCGCCCTTTGGCCGGAACAGACAGTTCCTGGCGAATAGCAAGGCTGCGGATCTGCTACTCGGGGGCTGGCGACTGGGCACGTCTTTCCAGGCGCAGACAGGAACGCCGATCGAGATCAGCTCCTCGATGGGCAGCCTGAATAATCGCCCGAACCGCGTTCCGGGAGTCAATCCGATCCTGCCGAAGTCGGAGCGCCACTTCTTCTACAACCCTAAAGGCGGCCAGACGATCCAGTTACCCGGACTGGATGGCGGCGGCACAGCGAACGTGACCTGCACGGGCTGCATGCCTTACCTGAATCCGCTTGCTTTCGCAGGTCCAACGGTGACGACGCCAAACGGCAAGATCGAGCCGGATATCTTCTG
The nucleotide sequence above comes from Tunturibacter empetritectus. Encoded proteins:
- a CDS encoding TonB-dependent receptor, encoding MGAFRWVLLLILQVAACRLVAQVNSSTVTGTVTDSSGARVAGAKVLITNQATGVSVSTVTTGTGEYTAPYLIAGTYKVQVIASGFASQLAENAPVGNNATVHVDVVLKTGGTETIVQVDAGAAALQTDDTTVKTTIDALQIDALPNINQNPLLYATLQPGVAAEKSAHQTQSTDSFGIGPHARRVESLISVNGGLGFTTDIQLDGIPILASDYNEEGITPNQESIQEVQVQSNTFSSEYGRGTGIVEYFSKSGTNALHGEVVYRNRNEAFNANGYGNNFNHFVSAQTNPATQTGVRGPFKINYFGGSLGGPIIKDKLFFFASYEGLKHVAPINKNITVPTMLERNGDFSCTKIQDNNGNPVPVTIYNPYTATQVAPNVYERALFAPGSANCAGAGNFGGGGSAVGGGSAIPAGNLDAVGVKVYSNYPLPNQAASDVYGNNNYNVNTTQNFLRNTGQIRVDYKLNSRNSIYATGGISEGSVIVPNFLGPNNPFYPNITWGQTITDNNPYAAIGDTVIFSPTLVLDVRYGVNRMQSIEGYGPKSGTFDNSPYQQPAAVQSLVNDPSQPFDFCPGSSTQYTCLNYTVGQHINEHQTNHSAVASITKTHGSFTFKVGGEYRVGLLNTANPVHANFEVGNYYSDQNYTSQYTDANGNNVGSYNTTNVQQGFPAAQWLTGAGYEVAASSVASALAMKYGAFYEQTTWKATPKLTLNFGLRFELQAGPTERHNQQSAFDTEGTNPYGKGSYVFSGTNGYSRNLYLSHYNDYGPRFGVAYNLDSTTVIRGGFGIAYLPTNSGFGFTSQNNTAFTTHNVASSSAVFGANPNGIPIGKFYDGQVSGNIVPALGSDTTNPLQYGGSNSYLQDYRSTYDGRLLQWNVFFEKSFTPSTIFSLGYSASNGDRLPFSNVPVNGLGANGTGTFSPPGFQTISPALLASWRQSYISSNGTNPGTLPIANPYHGNGFQGGALSAATVPAWRLQVPYPEFPDLNLLEQKAHSNYQSLIAEVRHTLSKGIQFDASYVWSKEIDDTQNIGQSNDAFNNAGEQNTGYLLNLNDPYENRHVGYNDIPNRVVVTALFESPFGRNRQFLANSKAADLLLGGWRLGTSFQAQTGTPIEISSSMGSLNNRPNRVPGVNPILPKSERHFFYNPKGGQTIQLPGLDGGGTANVTCTGCMPYLNPLAFAGPTVTTPNGKIEPDIFWYGNSRVAFDDIRSPNNIFFDAQLQRDFRITERVHFSVAANAFNVLNLTQFTPIQAIGVGGINTSSTSRPIGTSSLQTEPLNFYDPRQLELQGRITF